Proteins co-encoded in one Capsicum annuum cultivar UCD-10X-F1 chromosome 9, UCD10Xv1.1, whole genome shotgun sequence genomic window:
- the LOC107842490 gene encoding uncharacterized protein LOC107842490 — protein MSSFNPLTSILNQNKLEGPNYMDWKHNLDIVLTAKDFKFVLIEECPVKSDELTDDEIKIHDKWVKADEMARCYILASMVNVLQHQHQFMTTVHDMLESLKEMFDEQNHVAKQMVIKELLTTKMLEETSVREHVLKMISLLNELEILGAVIDTESQVEMVLQILPKSFQQFFLNYNMNKMDLSLAKLLNELQAAESITKQQAPLAVLMVDKP, from the coding sequence ATGTCTTCATTCAATCCCTTAACTTCTatcctaaatcaaaataaattagaagGCCCTAACTATATGGACTGGAAACATAATTTGGATATTGTTCTTACTGCTAAGGACTTTAAATTTGTATTGATTGAGGAATGTCCTGTTAAGTCAGATGAACTTACTGATGATGAGATTAAAATCCACGATAAGTGGGTTAAGGCTGATGAGATGGCAAGATGCTACATTCTTGCCTCTATGGTAAATGTGTTGCAGCATCAACATCAATTCATGACTACTGTTCACGATATGCTTGAATCTCTCAAAGAGATGTTCGATGAGCAAAATCATGTTGCAAAGCAGATGGTCATTAAAGAACTTTTGACCACGAAAATGCTTGAAGAAACATCGGTGAGGGAACATGTTCTTAAAATGATAAGTCTATTGAATGAGCTGGAAATTCTTGGTGCAGTTATTGATACGGAATCTCAAGTTGAGATGGTCCTGCAGATTCTGCCGAAAAGTTTTCAGCAGTTTTTCTTGAattataacatgaataagatgGACTTATCTCTTGCGAAACTGTTGAATGAGCTGCAAGCGGCAGAATCTATCACTAAGCAACAAGCTCCTCTTGCGGTATTGATGGTTGACAAACCTTAG